The Clostridium chauvoei genome has a window encoding:
- the cas4 gene encoding CRISPR-associated protein Cas4, producing MKINGTLINYYFHCKRQCYLHGNRLNFEDNSENVKIGKALHEIKENKNTEIEIDNIKIDKLTKDYLTEIKKSDADPEAAKWQLIFYLNALNDKGIRRKGKLEFIEKNKTKNKIIYVELNSELIKELEKHIRDIKILINSNNVPDILNKSKCKRCAYYEYCYI from the coding sequence ATGAAAATAAATGGAACGTTAATAAATTATTACTTTCATTGCAAAAGACAATGTTATTTACATGGAAACAGATTGAATTTTGAGGACAATAGTGAAAATGTTAAAATAGGTAAAGCACTACATGAGATTAAAGAAAATAAAAATACAGAGATAGAGATAGATAATATTAAGATAGATAAACTTACAAAAGATTATTTAACAGAAATAAAAAAATCTGATGCAGATCCTGAAGCTGCAAAATGGCAATTGATTTTTTATTTAAATGCACTAAATGATAAAGGGATTAGAAGAAAAGGGAAATTAGAATTTATAGAAAAAAATAAAACTAAAAATAAAATAATATATGTAGAATTAAATAGTGAACTTATTAAAGAACTAGAAAAACATATAAGAGATATAAAAATATTAATAAATTCTAATAATGTGCCTGATATCTTAAATAAAAGCAAATGTAAAAGATGTGCTTATTACGAATATTGTTATATCTAG